The Streptomyces sp. NBC_01142 genome has a window encoding:
- a CDS encoding DUF4097 family beta strand repeat-containing protein: MPTFDTPEHLSANLEFEIGRARIIAGKRTDTVVEVTPSDPGNKQDVQAAEDTKVTCASGELVVKGPKKRSIFGKIGAVDVTVELPAGSDLTGSTGLGDFIGEGRFGNCRLTTAAGDIQLEEAGALRLKTSHGDVLVDRATGEVEIHGSGRVRLGRVDGTATIKNLNGETAIGEIRGELKVRSSNGPISVLHADSSVTAKSASGAIRLAEVVRGRITLDTAAGGLEIGIAEGSAAWLDVRSTAGRVRNELGAAEGPRASEETVEVRGRTSVGDIVIRRA, encoded by the coding sequence ATGCCTACTTTCGACACCCCCGAGCACCTCTCCGCCAACCTTGAATTCGAGATCGGGCGGGCCCGGATCATCGCGGGCAAGCGCACCGACACCGTGGTCGAGGTGACGCCGAGCGACCCCGGCAACAAGCAGGACGTACAGGCCGCCGAGGACACCAAGGTCACCTGCGCGAGCGGGGAGCTCGTGGTCAAGGGCCCCAAGAAGCGCTCGATCTTCGGCAAGATCGGCGCGGTCGATGTGACCGTCGAGCTGCCCGCGGGCTCGGACCTGACCGGCAGCACGGGCCTCGGCGACTTCATCGGCGAGGGGCGCTTCGGGAACTGCCGTCTGACGACGGCTGCCGGTGACATCCAGCTGGAAGAGGCCGGGGCCCTACGGCTGAAGACCTCGCACGGGGACGTCCTCGTGGACCGTGCGACGGGCGAGGTCGAGATCCACGGGTCGGGGCGGGTGCGTCTCGGCCGGGTCGACGGCACGGCCACCATCAAGAACCTCAACGGCGAGACCGCGATCGGGGAGATCCGCGGGGAGCTGAAGGTGAGGTCGTCCAACGGGCCCATCAGCGTCCTGCACGCGGACTCCTCCGTCACGGCCAAGTCTGCCAGCGGCGCCATTCGGCTCGCCGAGGTGGTGCGTGGACGGATCACCCTGGACACCGCGGCCGGGGGGCTTGAGATCGGGATCGCCGAGGGATCTGCGGCCTGGCTGGATGTGCGGTCCACCGCGGGGCGTGTGCGTAATGAGCTCGGGGCGGCGGAGGGGCCCCGGGCGTCCGAGGAGACGGTCGAGGTTCGGGGCCGGACCAGCGTCGGCGACATCGTGATCCGCCGGGCCTGA
- a CDS encoding DUF4240 domain-containing protein: protein MTTGTTAPGAMPLDDFWQLIDAARMEVTKDWPFADALADLLAARSRREIVAYERTFTEVQGALYRWDVWAAAYLIGDGCSDDAFLDFRAGVIALGRSWYHRVLASPDSLAQHPADMTGTPERLEDLLFDEEANHAAAKAFPRAPGDEAWNEVAVEDDEDEDESEGRHRLEAAEAFDFDDNNEMRRRLPALSALFLAAEG from the coding sequence ATGACCACGGGCACGACGGCCCCCGGGGCCATGCCGCTCGACGACTTTTGGCAGCTCATCGATGCCGCGCGCATGGAAGTCACGAAGGATTGGCCGTTTGCTGATGCCCTCGCCGACTTGTTGGCCGCCCGCTCCCGGCGGGAGATCGTCGCGTACGAGCGGACGTTCACGGAAGTGCAAGGGGCGCTGTACCGGTGGGATGTGTGGGCGGCGGCCTACCTGATCGGCGACGGGTGTTCCGACGACGCCTTCCTCGACTTCCGCGCTGGGGTGATCGCACTTGGACGCTCCTGGTACCACCGGGTCCTGGCCTCCCCGGACAGTCTTGCCCAGCACCCCGCGGATATGACTGGCACCCCTGAGAGACTGGAAGATCTCCTCTTCGACGAAGAAGCCAACCATGCGGCGGCGAAGGCTTTTCCCCGCGCCCCGGGTGACGAGGCCTGGAACGAAGTTGCTGTCGAGGACGACGAGGACGAGGACGAGAGTGAAGGCCGGCACAGGCTGGAAGCGGCAGAAGCTTTCGACTTCGACGACAACAACGAAATGCGCCGCAGGCTACCGGCCCTCAGCGCCCTTTTCCTGGCTGCAGAGGGCTGA
- a CDS encoding nuclear transport factor 2 family protein, with amino-acid sequence MTIPSVTDSVTILTGMYAAEAEYLAAGGPGEAPFDLLAPFFAPDVVLHQADALPYGGTWRGHEGMEKFFLAMSQVWKSFDMVEQEFLATGETAVVLTQVRGRARATGRELTFPILQTIRVKEGRISEVRPFYWDTAAIADACVGPTPAARSRL; translated from the coding sequence ATGACGATTCCATCCGTGACAGACTCGGTAACCATCCTCACTGGCATGTATGCAGCCGAGGCGGAGTACCTGGCGGCCGGAGGCCCGGGCGAGGCTCCGTTCGACCTGCTTGCCCCCTTCTTCGCGCCTGATGTCGTGCTGCATCAAGCCGATGCTCTGCCCTATGGCGGAACCTGGCGTGGGCACGAGGGCATGGAAAAGTTCTTCCTTGCGATGAGCCAGGTGTGGAAATCGTTCGACATGGTGGAGCAGGAGTTCCTCGCCACCGGCGAGACTGCGGTGGTGCTCACCCAGGTCCGTGGTCGCGCTCGTGCCACCGGCCGCGAGCTCACGTTCCCGATCTTGCAGACGATCAGGGTCAAGGAGGGGCGGATCTCTGAAGTCCGCCCTTTCTACTGGGACACCGCGGCAATCGCTGACGCCTGCGTAGGGCCGACACCGGCCGCCCGAAGCCGTCTGTGA
- a CDS encoding ABC transporter ATP-binding protein, whose amino-acid sequence MSEPTDAEISDNRVPGPRPAPFPLPPAAVPSGPQDGDMTEGLEEAYWSVHDGAAAKATVRQVLARLPKITRLVGRLAWQADRPATLTVIVCQLASAAMASFGLIASVGVLQHLFAQGPTPDRVRAAIPQILLVVGFLAARALLEAAAGAAQARVTPKIRTALECEFLRLTAHVRLEAVEDAEWHDEVHRANDRGLFYARQIVGQVVSLASAALGLIGTAGVLSVLHPVLLPLLLLSVIPVGAAAVRSARARFHSFKRWNALQRRVRVFSWLLLDVDAAAELRSDTAQGALLDEHRRLTTKIAEEDTRLGVHSAMLNLAGRAVGGFGIGITYTALGAMLISGWLPLAAGAGAVLAIQAGRTSLTRLVEVAHLVYEHALWVDDLLAVQQRCRQLLPHEAELKAPGRVETIALQDVHFTYPGKSTPALDGITLTLSAGETVAFVGLNGSGKSTCAKLLAGLYEAQQGSVCWDGVDVREMDAQSVHRQVACVLQDPAHFPFSALSNITISTGSLVEADPQRAMDAARASGADGVIAGLPRQWETLLSKRFKGGQQLSGGQWAKVAVGRGLYKKAPLLLLDEPTASMDPPSEHAVYEAVLRGRLREDQITVLISHRLASVVDCDRIYVFDGGRIVESGPHDELMALGRDYAAMFTLQAGGYQPRVAAAAAEEVGK is encoded by the coding sequence ATGAGCGAGCCCACCGATGCAGAAATCTCCGACAACCGTGTTCCGGGGCCGCGGCCCGCCCCCTTCCCCCTGCCCCCCGCGGCCGTGCCGTCCGGCCCGCAGGACGGCGACATGACCGAAGGCCTGGAGGAGGCGTACTGGTCGGTCCACGACGGTGCCGCTGCGAAGGCGACCGTCCGCCAGGTACTGGCCCGCCTGCCCAAGATCACGCGCCTGGTCGGACGGCTTGCCTGGCAGGCAGATCGTCCCGCCACCCTCACGGTCATCGTCTGCCAGTTGGCCTCGGCCGCTATGGCGTCCTTCGGCCTGATCGCCTCGGTCGGTGTACTCCAGCACCTGTTCGCCCAAGGCCCCACACCCGACCGCGTGCGAGCTGCCATCCCCCAGATCCTCTTGGTGGTCGGCTTCCTCGCCGCACGTGCGCTGCTGGAGGCCGCCGCCGGCGCCGCCCAAGCGCGCGTCACGCCCAAGATCCGCACCGCGCTTGAATGCGAATTCCTCCGGCTCACCGCGCATGTGCGCCTGGAGGCCGTCGAGGACGCCGAGTGGCACGACGAGGTGCACCGCGCCAACGACCGCGGCCTGTTCTACGCCCGGCAGATCGTCGGGCAGGTCGTCTCCCTCGCCTCCGCCGCCCTCGGGCTCATCGGCACCGCCGGCGTTCTCAGCGTCCTGCACCCGGTCCTTCTGCCGCTGCTCCTGTTGTCCGTCATCCCGGTGGGAGCGGCGGCAGTCCGCAGCGCGCGGGCCCGGTTCCACTCCTTCAAGCGCTGGAATGCGCTGCAGCGACGGGTCCGCGTCTTCTCGTGGCTGCTGCTCGACGTGGACGCGGCCGCCGAACTGCGCTCGGACACCGCTCAGGGCGCGCTCCTGGACGAGCACCGCCGGCTGACCACCAAGATCGCGGAGGAGGACACGCGCCTGGGCGTGCACTCCGCCATGCTCAACCTGGCCGGCCGGGCCGTGGGCGGTTTCGGCATCGGCATCACCTACACGGCGCTGGGTGCCATGCTGATCAGCGGGTGGCTGCCCCTGGCAGCCGGAGCCGGCGCCGTGCTCGCCATCCAGGCCGGCCGGACCTCGCTGACCCGGCTCGTCGAGGTCGCCCATCTCGTCTACGAGCACGCCTTGTGGGTTGACGACCTCCTCGCCGTACAGCAACGCTGTCGCCAGCTCCTCCCGCACGAAGCCGAGTTGAAGGCGCCGGGGCGCGTGGAGACGATTGCCTTGCAGGACGTGCACTTCACCTATCCCGGCAAGAGCACTCCGGCCCTGGACGGGATCACCCTGACCCTCTCCGCCGGGGAGACGGTGGCGTTCGTCGGTCTCAACGGCTCGGGGAAGAGCACCTGCGCCAAGCTCCTGGCGGGCCTGTACGAGGCTCAGCAGGGCAGTGTGTGCTGGGACGGCGTCGACGTGCGCGAGATGGACGCCCAGTCGGTGCACCGACAGGTCGCCTGCGTACTGCAGGACCCGGCGCACTTCCCTTTCAGTGCCTTGTCGAACATCACCATCTCCACCGGCAGCCTCGTGGAAGCCGATCCGCAGCGTGCGATGGACGCCGCTCGAGCCTCGGGTGCCGACGGTGTCATCGCTGGTCTGCCCCGGCAGTGGGAGACGCTGCTGTCCAAGCGGTTCAAGGGCGGCCAGCAGCTGTCGGGCGGCCAGTGGGCGAAGGTCGCGGTGGGGCGCGGCTTGTACAAGAAGGCGCCCCTGCTGCTCCTGGACGAGCCGACGGCGAGCATGGACCCGCCGTCCGAACACGCCGTCTACGAGGCAGTGTTGCGCGGCCGACTCCGCGAGGACCAGATCACGGTGCTGATCTCCCACCGGCTGGCCAGCGTTGTCGACTGCGACAGGATCTACGTATTTGACGGCGGCCGCATCGTCGAGTCTGGACCCCACGACGAACTCATGGCCCTGGGCAGGGACTACGCCGCCATGTTCACCCTGCAGGCCGGCGGCTACCAGCCTCGCGTCGCGGCCGCCGCTGCTGAGGAGGTGGGGAAGTGA
- a CDS encoding DUF4097 family beta strand repeat-containing protein, with translation MPSFDTPQPISVNARVDAGSIQFAAADRADTVVDVAPRDPKKDQDVRAAEQTEVTYVSGVLTVRTPKQRYLVGRTGTVDVTVELPTGSRIDMTGAWAQVLGEGRLGEVRVKTSSGDVRLDTTGPLQLTASHGSITVDRIEGTAEITTSSGSMRVGLLGGPAVLKNSHGTTTVGAATGDLRVSGANGDIEIRRAESSVAATTAHGTLRVAEVARGTVQLETSYGAIEVGIREGTAAWLDVHSGSGQVRNTLTASETPEKTEGTVEVRARTRHGNIDVRRAKA, from the coding sequence ATGCCTTCTTTCGACACTCCCCAGCCGATCTCGGTCAACGCCCGCGTGGACGCGGGATCCATCCAGTTCGCCGCGGCCGACCGCGCCGACACCGTCGTGGACGTAGCTCCCCGCGACCCGAAGAAGGACCAGGACGTGCGGGCCGCCGAGCAGACCGAGGTCACGTACGTGAGCGGCGTCCTGACCGTCAGGACGCCCAAGCAGCGCTATCTCGTCGGGCGCACCGGCACCGTCGACGTGACGGTCGAACTGCCCACGGGCTCGCGCATCGACATGACCGGGGCTTGGGCCCAGGTGCTCGGCGAGGGCCGGCTGGGCGAGGTCCGCGTGAAGACCTCGTCCGGCGACGTCCGCCTCGACACGACCGGCCCGCTGCAGCTGACCGCCTCCCACGGCTCGATCACCGTCGACCGGATCGAGGGCACGGCCGAGATCACCACCAGCTCCGGCAGCATGCGCGTCGGCCTCCTCGGCGGCCCCGCCGTCCTGAAGAACTCGCACGGCACCACGACCGTCGGCGCCGCGACCGGCGACCTGCGGGTGAGCGGTGCCAATGGCGACATCGAGATCCGGCGCGCCGAGAGCTCGGTGGCCGCCACCACCGCCCACGGCACCCTGCGTGTCGCCGAAGTCGCCCGTGGCACCGTCCAGTTGGAGACCTCCTACGGCGCCATCGAGGTCGGCATCCGCGAGGGCACCGCCGCCTGGCTCGACGTCCACTCGGGCTCCGGGCAGGTGCGCAACACGCTCACCGCGTCCGAGACCCCGGAGAAGACCGAGGGCACCGTCGAGGTCCGCGCCCGCACCCGGCACGGCAACATCGACGTCCGCCGCGCCAAGGCCTGA
- a CDS encoding MMPL family transporter yields MATFLSKLGRLAFRRRGVTLLLWLLIFGGMGFAASSAPMPPADTFSMPGTESQEAFDLLTEKFPDASADGASARVVVRAPEGQKITAPEQRAEVSRLVAELGTSSPQVVGAADPYKTPEVSISKDGTTAYTVVTYKVSAMEVSDKAHDALDAAIAKADKAGLTVEAGGDAVKIDQTMGGTGEQIGILVSAIVLVLTFGSMIAAGMPLITALIGVGIGISGITALGSTLGLSGTTSTLAMMIGLAVGIDYALFIVSRFRAERAEGRSPEEAAGRAVGTAGSAVVFAGLTVIVALAGLAVVNIPMLTKMGLAAAGTVAVSVLVAITLVPALLGFAPVRVMARKGRLQYAVKPLSERKQRRAAKRAAKPAKKDKPNLGSRWASYVLRHPVAVLLIGVVGLGTIAVPATSLELGLPGEGSMSTETTQRKAYDMLSESFGPGFNGPLMITVQAEDAKKAADSAGKVFDRNPGVASVSPATGNKVDDTAIISIIPKTGPTEKKTEELVRELRDTAGDLERSGASQILVSGQTAMFIDFSQTLDDALLPYLGLVVGLAFLLLMVVFRSILVPLKAALGFLLSVAAALGAVVAVFQWGWLADVLGIEQTGPIMSTMPIFMIGVVFGLAMDYEVFLVSRMRESYVHGARPAEAVVDGFRHNGRVVAAAAVIMMSVFSGFIMEDNDFIKMIGFALAIAVLFDAFIVRMAIVPALFALLGKSAWWLPKWLDRILPRVDVEGEKLVQHAQSAAHSRRERTLVG; encoded by the coding sequence GTGGCTACGTTCCTTTCCAAACTGGGCCGCCTCGCCTTCAGGCGCCGGGGGGTGACGCTGCTGCTCTGGCTGCTGATATTCGGCGGCATGGGCTTTGCCGCCTCCTCCGCGCCGATGCCGCCCGCCGACACGTTCTCGATGCCGGGCACCGAGTCGCAGGAAGCCTTCGACCTGCTGACGGAGAAGTTCCCGGACGCGAGCGCCGACGGCGCCAGTGCCCGGGTCGTCGTCCGGGCCCCCGAGGGCCAGAAGATCACCGCCCCTGAGCAGCGGGCCGAAGTCAGCCGCCTCGTCGCCGAGTTGGGCACGTCCTCCCCACAGGTGGTGGGCGCCGCCGACCCCTACAAGACCCCCGAGGTCAGCATCAGCAAGGACGGTACGACCGCCTACACGGTGGTGACGTACAAGGTTTCCGCGATGGAGGTCAGTGACAAGGCGCACGACGCCCTCGACGCGGCCATCGCGAAGGCCGACAAGGCGGGCCTGACCGTCGAGGCCGGCGGTGACGCCGTGAAGATCGACCAGACGATGGGCGGCACCGGCGAGCAGATCGGCATCCTGGTCTCCGCGATCGTCCTCGTCCTGACCTTCGGCTCGATGATCGCGGCCGGAATGCCGCTGATCACCGCGCTGATCGGAGTCGGCATCGGCATCTCGGGCATCACGGCACTCGGCTCCACCCTCGGCCTGTCCGGCACCACCTCGACCCTCGCGATGATGATCGGCCTCGCGGTCGGCATCGACTACGCCCTGTTCATCGTGTCCCGCTTCCGCGCCGAGCGCGCCGAGGGGCGCAGCCCCGAAGAGGCCGCAGGACGGGCCGTCGGCACCGCGGGTTCGGCGGTCGTCTTCGCGGGTCTGACGGTCATCGTGGCCCTCGCCGGACTGGCCGTCGTCAACATCCCGATGCTCACCAAGATGGGCCTCGCCGCGGCCGGCACCGTCGCGGTCTCCGTGCTCGTCGCGATCACCCTGGTCCCCGCCCTGCTCGGTTTCGCGCCGGTCAGGGTGATGGCCCGCAAGGGGCGCCTGCAGTACGCCGTCAAGCCGCTGTCGGAGCGCAAGCAGCGCAGGGCCGCCAAGCGCGCGGCCAAGCCCGCCAAGAAGGACAAGCCCAACCTCGGCTCCCGCTGGGCGAGTTACGTCCTGCGCCACCCCGTGGCCGTCCTGCTCATCGGCGTGGTCGGCCTCGGCACGATCGCCGTACCGGCCACGAGCCTCGAACTGGGGCTGCCCGGCGAGGGCTCGATGTCGACGGAGACCACCCAGCGCAAGGCGTACGACATGCTCTCGGAGTCCTTCGGGCCCGGGTTCAACGGACCCCTGATGATCACCGTGCAGGCCGAGGACGCCAAGAAGGCGGCCGACTCCGCGGGCAAGGTCTTCGACCGGAACCCCGGCGTGGCCTCGGTCTCCCCGGCCACCGGCAACAAGGTGGACGACACCGCGATCATCAGCATCATCCCGAAGACCGGCCCCACCGAGAAGAAGACCGAGGAGCTGGTTCGCGAACTCCGCGACACCGCCGGTGACTTGGAGCGGAGCGGCGCGTCCCAGATCCTGGTATCCGGCCAGACGGCGATGTTCATCGACTTCTCGCAGACCCTGGACGACGCGCTCCTGCCCTACCTGGGCCTGGTCGTGGGCCTCGCCTTCCTCCTCCTCATGGTGGTCTTCCGCTCCATCCTGGTTCCGCTCAAGGCGGCCCTCGGGTTCCTGCTCTCGGTGGCCGCGGCCCTCGGCGCCGTCGTGGCGGTCTTCCAGTGGGGCTGGCTCGCGGATGTCCTGGGCATCGAGCAGACCGGCCCGATCATGAGCACGATGCCGATCTTCATGATCGGCGTGGTCTTCGGCCTCGCGATGGACTACGAGGTCTTCCTGGTCAGCCGGATGCGTGAGTCGTACGTCCACGGAGCACGCCCCGCCGAGGCGGTCGTCGACGGCTTCCGCCACAACGGCCGGGTCGTCGCCGCGGCCGCGGTCATCATGATGAGCGTCTTCTCCGGCTTCATCATGGAGGACAACGACTTCATCAAGATGATCGGCTTCGCCCTCGCGATCGCCGTCCTCTTCGACGCCTTCATCGTCCGCATGGCGATCGTGCCCGCGCTCTTCGCCCTGCTCGGCAAGTCCGCCTGGTGGCTGCCGAAGTGGCTGGACCGGATCCTGCCCAGGGTGGACGTCGAGGGCGAGAAGCTCGTCCAGCACGCGCAGTCCGCAGCGCACTCGCGGCGGGAACGCACCCTCGTCGGCTGA
- a CDS encoding GtrA family protein, which produces MESAQRQRQAAPGAFAAFARFVLCGGGVGVASSFAVVALAACMPWALANALITVASTLLATELHARFTFGAGGRGTWRQHVQSAGSAAAAYAVTCVAMFALHQLVAAPGALLEQVVYLSASALAGVARFVVLRLVVFAGGRKKTTATATAPVRVPAQASRTRRAAHPAPVAAVLTADPIGDSAVLFRSVGLSETNTAPALCPAA; this is translated from the coding sequence ATGGAGTCAGCACAGCGCCAGAGGCAGGCGGCACCCGGCGCCTTCGCTGCCTTCGCACGGTTCGTGCTCTGCGGCGGTGGCGTCGGTGTCGCCTCCAGCTTCGCCGTGGTGGCGCTCGCCGCCTGCATGCCATGGGCCCTGGCAAACGCCCTGATCACGGTCGCCTCGACGCTCCTCGCCACCGAGCTGCACGCCCGCTTCACCTTCGGCGCGGGCGGGCGCGGGACCTGGCGCCAACATGTGCAGTCGGCGGGGTCGGCGGCGGCCGCGTACGCGGTGACCTGCGTGGCGATGTTCGCCCTGCACCAGTTGGTGGCGGCGCCGGGGGCGCTGCTCGAGCAAGTCGTCTACCTGTCGGCCTCCGCGCTCGCCGGTGTCGCACGGTTCGTGGTGCTGCGGCTCGTCGTCTTCGCGGGCGGCCGCAAGAAGACCACGGCCACTGCCACCGCTCCCGTCCGCGTCCCGGCTCAGGCCTCCCGCACTCGCCGCGCCGCTCACCCCGCTCCGGTCGCCGCGGTCCTGACCGCCGACCCGATCGGCGACTCGGCGGTCCTGTTCCGCAGCGTCGGTCTCAGCGAGACGAACACAGCGCCCGCCCTGTGCCCCGCCGCCTGA